One window of the Eucalyptus grandis isolate ANBG69807.140 chromosome 8, ASM1654582v1, whole genome shotgun sequence genome contains the following:
- the LOC104417805 gene encoding PLASMODESMATA CALLOSE-BINDING PROTEIN 2, whose protein sequence is MGKKLGLVHWLLLMQMQYYCLYGALTGAATAQEKAEAAIPIMTMSPPEGNTTFLGGTTWCVALAGVPQADLQNALDWACGLGMADCNPIREGGRCFEPDTLVSHASYAFNNYYQQNGNSDIACNFGGTATLTRSDPSYGKCAYSASSMASSAPPRPEHGPGLSGHKLAGIVLVFFLSRPCSLLL, encoded by the exons ATGGGAAAGAAGCTGGGGCTAGTGCATTGGCTATTGttaatgcaaatgcaatattATTGCTTATATGGAG cATTAACGGGGGCGGCCACGGCGCAGGAGAAGGCGGAGGCGGCGATCCCGATCATGACGATGTCCCCTCCGGAGGGCAATACGACTTTCCTCGGCGGCACGACGTGGTGCGTGGCCCTCGCGGGCGTCCCCCAGGCCGACCTCCAGAACGCGCTGGACTGGGCCTGCGGGCTCGGTATGGCCGACTGCAACCCGATCCGAGAGGGCGGGCGGTGCTTCGAGCCGGACACGCTCGTGTCCCACGCCTCCTACGCCTTCAACAACTACTACCAGCAGAACGGCAACTCCGACATCGCGTGCAACTTCGGCGGGACCGCCACGCTCACCAGAAGCGACCCGA GTTACGGAAAATGTGCCTACTCCGCATCCAG CATGGCCTCATCCGCGCCGCCACGGCCCGAGCACGGTCCTGGCCTTTCCGGGCACAAATTAGCCGGGATTGTGCTGGTGTTCTTCTTAAGTAGGCCTTGTTCCTTGCTGCTGTGA